The following proteins come from a genomic window of Pelagicoccus albus:
- a CDS encoding tetratricopeptide repeat protein, giving the protein MRVSRLLGLRKDRLSSFFRIFIRLSVVISGLCIVIYFSPLKPRIQVRYYEIQGQVAYKMGNLGLAEEQYKKALEIEPQSKTSLLGLGQIARHRRQYELAIERYQRASLVEPNNGYTRAKLGVILMIKGHYRMATREFMKAYDLLPEDPVINANLAVGYHYLGKFELRDLHYSRAKEFGYRQLNELDSTFRE; this is encoded by the coding sequence ATGCGTGTATCCAGACTGCTCGGTTTGCGCAAAGATCGGCTCAGCTCTTTCTTTCGCATATTCATTCGACTTTCCGTTGTTATCTCGGGGCTTTGCATCGTTATCTACTTCTCGCCGCTGAAACCGCGTATCCAAGTTAGATACTACGAGATCCAAGGGCAAGTAGCCTACAAGATGGGGAATCTGGGCTTGGCCGAAGAACAATACAAAAAAGCTCTAGAAATAGAACCGCAAAGTAAGACGTCCCTTCTTGGCTTAGGACAAATCGCTCGGCACAGACGACAGTACGAACTTGCGATTGAACGATACCAGAGGGCGAGTCTCGTTGAACCAAATAACGGATACACCAGAGCAAAACTCGGAGTTATCTTGATGATCAAAGGTCACTATCGGATGGCCACACGAGAGTTCATGAAAGCGTATGACTTACTGCCAGAAGATCCTGTTATTAATGCAAATCTGGCTGTGGGATACCATTATTTGGGCAAATTTGAACTTCGAGACCTTCATTACTCGCGAGCCAAGGAATTTGGATACCGACAACTGAACGAATTGGATTCAACCTTTCGGGAATAA
- a CDS encoding GNAT family N-acetyltransferase has translation MFSRVVDSDISLSLAIPLHAEGLFQLVDRNRQFLKEWLPWLDSNQSSSDTDTFIRSELVRFSRDEGLLLIIHYKESIAGVTGFNTIDAESKTGKIGYWLGEEFNGLGIMTRAVNELAQIGKELFKLQTLEIRCAPGNSKSKAIPLRLGYKFAGIIPAAEQLYERVVDHEVYQLQL, from the coding sequence ATGTTCAGCCGAGTAGTAGACAGCGATATTTCCCTTAGCCTCGCCATTCCTCTGCACGCCGAGGGCTTATTCCAGCTAGTCGACAGAAACCGGCAATTTCTCAAAGAGTGGCTCCCTTGGCTGGATAGTAATCAAAGCTCAAGCGATACGGATACGTTTATCCGCTCCGAGCTCGTACGCTTTTCTCGAGACGAAGGTTTGCTTCTTATCATACATTACAAGGAAAGTATCGCTGGTGTGACAGGATTTAACACCATCGATGCGGAATCTAAAACGGGAAAGATAGGATACTGGCTCGGCGAGGAATTTAACGGCCTAGGAATAATGACTAGAGCCGTGAATGAGCTGGCCCAAATCGGAAAGGAACTCTTCAAGCTTCAAACTCTTGAAATCCGTTGCGCTCCGGGAAATTCGAAAAGCAAGGCAATCCCTCTTCGCTTGGGTTACAAGTTCGCAGGTATTATTCCCGCCGCAGAGCAACTGTACGAAAGAGTGGTAGATCATGAGGTTTACCAACTTCAGTTATGA
- a CDS encoding glycosyl hydrolase 115 family protein: MDLKATSFLKTIFLLLAFTLPLRHAHSLGDEAFISKSELSPSSLLLADSNNTIPILVDEADEWGLIRAARDLSVDFERVTGHEAMLVHKSNKKLKTAIIVGTLEKSKFIGQLAKERKIDVSSIRDKWEAYHIEIVDSPLPHIDRALVIAGSDKRGAIFGVYEVSEQIGVSPWYWWADAPIKQSETLYATLDAPIQDAPKVKYRGIFLNDEAPALTGWVHENYGDFNSEFYVHVFELLLRLKSNFLWPAMWNNAFADDDEQNMILAHKYGIVMSTSHHEPMMRADHEWNRYGEGPWDYARNPDRLDEFWREGAQRNKPYDSIYTIGMRGQADTPMSETEDIDLLEKIVKAQREILSEVFDDRPLEDVPQVWALYKEVQGYYESGMRVPDDVILLWCDDNWGNIRRLPTVEERERSGGAGVYYHFDYVGGPRSYRWINVIQLAKIWEQMNLAYQYDANQIWLTNVGDLKPMEFPITYFLDLAWDIEDWPKEQIPEYGQLFARSIFGDQYAAEIAELLADYTRHNGRRKPELQEASTYSLLNYREAERIEAELIDMESRAEALYEKIPETAKSAFFQLVYYPVRASSTITRMYIAQGRNLLFAEQGRASTNHWADQVELLFDLNKELEDLYHGDATNGKWNHMMSQPRIGYTHWNNPPADTLPPVMRNRPNQVADMGVAMEGMTAAWPAEGNSYALPTFTPHGAKERYLEIFNKGTVPFEFTATPSEPWVLLTQDKGSVTDTLRLPVSVDWDKVPEGKSKAVIDVRGTGWGSARIAINVTNPTDIEANGFVEADGYISIDAASFSRKTEAQGISWQVIPELGRTGDSVSTFPVNDFSTEDLKDAPFLEYDLTFFSTGEFVIDTLWAPTWPIVPGRGLRYAIAIDDQIPQVVDLHENRDHSLWQESVRNGVRSSTSNHTIDSPGPHTLRIYRIDPATTLQKIIIDTGDLQPSYLGPEESDYVTTK; this comes from the coding sequence ATGGACCTCAAAGCCACTTCATTCCTAAAAACGATATTCCTTTTACTGGCTTTCACGCTCCCTCTCCGGCACGCCCACAGTCTGGGAGACGAGGCTTTCATTAGCAAATCAGAGCTCAGCCCCAGTTCCTTGCTCTTGGCGGATTCCAACAATACAATCCCTATCCTCGTGGACGAAGCGGACGAATGGGGTTTGATTCGCGCAGCGAGAGACTTATCCGTCGACTTCGAGCGAGTCACAGGCCATGAGGCTATGCTCGTTCACAAGTCCAACAAAAAGCTAAAGACCGCCATCATCGTTGGCACGCTAGAGAAATCGAAGTTCATCGGACAGCTCGCTAAAGAAAGAAAAATCGATGTATCCAGCATCCGTGACAAATGGGAAGCCTACCACATCGAAATCGTCGACTCCCCCCTACCACACATCGATCGAGCCCTTGTCATTGCAGGCAGCGATAAACGAGGAGCGATTTTTGGCGTTTACGAGGTGTCGGAACAGATCGGCGTATCTCCGTGGTATTGGTGGGCAGACGCGCCAATCAAACAGTCTGAAACGCTCTACGCAACTCTCGACGCTCCCATCCAAGACGCACCCAAAGTCAAATACCGCGGTATCTTCTTGAACGATGAAGCCCCAGCCCTGACCGGATGGGTCCATGAAAACTACGGCGATTTCAATTCCGAATTTTACGTGCATGTATTTGAACTTTTGCTACGCTTGAAATCCAACTTCCTCTGGCCCGCCATGTGGAACAACGCCTTTGCGGACGACGATGAGCAAAATATGATCCTCGCTCACAAATACGGCATTGTGATGAGCACCTCCCACCACGAGCCCATGATGCGGGCAGACCACGAATGGAACCGCTATGGCGAAGGGCCGTGGGACTACGCCCGAAACCCAGATCGACTCGACGAGTTCTGGCGAGAAGGTGCGCAGCGAAACAAGCCCTACGACTCCATTTATACCATCGGTATGCGAGGCCAGGCGGATACTCCCATGTCCGAAACCGAGGATATCGACCTACTGGAAAAGATCGTCAAAGCACAGCGAGAGATCCTTTCCGAAGTATTCGATGATCGGCCCCTAGAGGACGTGCCTCAAGTCTGGGCTCTCTACAAGGAGGTACAAGGCTACTACGAAAGCGGCATGCGCGTGCCGGACGATGTAATCCTACTTTGGTGTGACGACAATTGGGGCAACATCCGACGTTTACCAACTGTGGAAGAACGGGAACGTTCGGGAGGAGCGGGCGTGTATTACCATTTCGACTACGTCGGCGGCCCCCGATCCTACCGTTGGATAAACGTCATTCAACTCGCCAAAATCTGGGAACAAATGAACCTGGCGTACCAATACGATGCGAACCAGATTTGGTTAACAAATGTGGGCGACCTGAAGCCCATGGAGTTCCCGATCACTTACTTTTTGGATCTCGCATGGGACATCGAGGATTGGCCTAAGGAACAGATTCCAGAATACGGGCAGCTCTTCGCCCGCAGCATATTCGGCGACCAATACGCGGCCGAAATTGCGGAGCTTCTCGCCGACTACACTCGCCATAATGGCCGCCGCAAGCCCGAGCTACAAGAGGCGAGCACCTATAGCCTTCTAAACTATCGTGAAGCGGAACGGATCGAAGCGGAGTTGATAGATATGGAAAGTAGAGCCGAGGCACTGTACGAAAAGATCCCGGAAACCGCCAAATCCGCATTTTTCCAACTGGTTTATTATCCGGTTCGTGCGAGCTCCACCATCACTCGCATGTATATCGCCCAAGGGAGAAACCTACTTTTCGCCGAACAAGGACGGGCTAGCACGAACCACTGGGCGGACCAAGTGGAGTTACTCTTCGACTTAAACAAGGAACTAGAGGACTTGTACCATGGCGATGCAACAAACGGGAAATGGAACCATATGATGTCCCAACCTCGCATCGGCTACACTCACTGGAATAATCCCCCAGCCGACACCTTACCTCCAGTTATGAGGAATCGCCCGAATCAAGTCGCCGATATGGGAGTCGCAATGGAGGGTATGACTGCGGCATGGCCTGCGGAAGGAAATAGCTACGCACTGCCGACCTTCACTCCCCACGGAGCGAAAGAACGTTACCTCGAAATCTTTAACAAAGGCACTGTGCCCTTCGAGTTTACAGCTACGCCCTCGGAGCCTTGGGTCTTGCTCACTCAGGATAAAGGTTCGGTCACCGATACTCTTCGCCTACCTGTATCCGTCGACTGGGATAAGGTCCCCGAAGGAAAATCCAAAGCCGTTATCGATGTAAGGGGAACTGGCTGGGGCAGCGCCCGCATTGCGATCAATGTCACCAATCCAACTGACATCGAAGCGAATGGGTTCGTCGAGGCTGATGGATACATTTCAATCGATGCCGCGAGTTTTTCTCGCAAAACAGAAGCCCAAGGAATCTCTTGGCAAGTCATCCCTGAACTTGGAAGGACGGGCGATTCTGTATCCACGTTTCCAGTCAACGATTTCTCGACCGAAGATCTGAAAGACGCCCCTTTCCTTGAGTACGACCTCACCTTCTTTTCTACAGGCGAATTCGTTATAGATACACTATGGGCCCCTACCTGGCCAATCGTTCCCGGGCGAGGGCTACGCTACGCCATCGCGATAGACGATCAGATTCCGCAAGTCGTAGATCTACACGAAAATCGCGACCATTCCCTCTGGCAAGAATCTGTGCGAAATGGAGTAAGAAGTTCCACGTCGAATCATACCATCGATTCTCCGGGTCCGCATACTCTGCGAATATACCGTATCGATCCTGCCACTACCTTGCAGAAAATCATAATCGATACAGGCGACTTGCAGCCAAGCTACCTCGGTCCGGAAGAAAGCGACTACGTCACGACCAAATGA